A stretch of Lactuca sativa cultivar Salinas chromosome 6, Lsat_Salinas_v11, whole genome shotgun sequence DNA encodes these proteins:
- the LOC111903343 gene encoding ethylene-responsive transcription factor ERN1, whose amino-acid sequence MELNFQNNYEFSSSSSSSSKKGRFSSTNGRNSSRNKFVGVRQRPSGKWVAEIKNTTQKIRMWLGTFDTAEEAARAYDEAAYLLRGANARTNFIHHVPINSALSLKIRNLLNHKKCLRQNATAKNTTTTTTQTSTPVTPRRDSVSCTVQVNNAKKENFSSGYQGIEVFDDGYKPDLTNCTGSVEIGDSGGGFYYGLQSDLPFTTGNAFEGFNIGPISKKSDEDGESTSDFERMKVERQISASLYAMNGVNEYWDNVLHDCGDGGSYWDLPLLSQMFCPIT is encoded by the coding sequence atggaattgaactttcaaaacaattatgagttctcatcttcatcttcatcgtctTCCAAGAAAGGCCGATTCAGCAGCACAAATGGCAGGAATTCGAGTAGAAACAAGTTTGTCGGGGTTAGACAGCGGCCCTCCGGCAAATGGGTGGCGGAAATCAAAAACACCACTCAGAAAATCCGGATGTGGCTAGGGACTTTCGACACGGCGGAGGAAGCCGCCAGAGCCTACGATGAGGCGGCGTATTTACTCCGGGGAGCCAACGCCAGAACCAATTTCATCCATCATGTGCCGATCAATTCTGCTCTCTCTCTCAAAATCCGAAACTTGCTTAATCACAAGAAATGCCTTCGACAAAACGCCACCGCCAAAaacaccaccacaaccaccacccaaaCAAGTACTCCGGTGACCCCGCGACGTGATTCAGTGAGTTGTACGGTACAAGTCAACAATGCAAAGAAGGAAAATTTCTCATCTGGGTATCAAGGAATTGAGGTGTTTGATGATGGGTATAAGCCAGATTTGACGAATTGCACTGGGAGTGTCGAGATCGGCGATTCAGGTGGAGGTTTTTATTATGGATTACAGTCTGATTTGCCATTCACCACTGGGAATGCATTCGAAGGGTTTAATATAGGGCCAATTTCGAAAAAGAGTGATGAAGATGGCGAAAGTACGAGTGATTTCGAGAGGATGAAGGTGGAGAGACAGATATCGGCATCATTGTACGCCATGAATGGGGTGAATGAGTACTGGGATAATGTTCTTCATGATTGCGGCGATGGTGGTTCGTATTGGGATCTACCATTGTTGTCTCAGATGTTCTGCCCAATCACTTAG